One Leptolyngbya ohadii IS1 genomic window carries:
- a CDS encoding sodium-dependent bicarbonate transport family permease, with protein MDFLSFFLMDFVKQLQSPTLGFLIGGMVIAALGSELVIPEAICQIIVFMLLARIGLSGGIAIRNSNLTEMILPAAFSVVVGILVVFIARYTLAKLPKVKTVDAIATGGLFGAVSGSTMAAALTLLDEQSIPYEAWAGALYPFMDIPALVTAIVVANIYLNKKKRKAAGASLSKQEYSSPAEEYTGTAGAALSPAGAPLPVGTSFNITGDSPTAGTSSGSAGDYPATRQEYRKQKSSEDNRVKIWPIVQESLQGPALSAMLLGVALGILTRPESVYESFYDPLFRGLLSILMLVMGMEAWSRIGELRKVAQWYVVYSIVAPFVHGLLAFGLGMIAHYTMGFSMGGVVVLAVIASSSSDISGPPTLRAGIPSANPSAYIGASTAIGTPVAIGLCIPFFIGLAQTIGSN; from the coding sequence GTGGATTTTTTGTCCTTCTTTTTAATGGACTTCGTTAAGCAATTACAGTCCCCAACACTCGGTTTTCTGATCGGGGGTATGGTGATTGCTGCTCTGGGTAGCGAACTGGTCATTCCAGAGGCAATTTGTCAGATCATCGTCTTCATGCTGCTCGCCAGAATCGGTCTGAGCGGGGGAATTGCAATCCGCAACTCAAACCTGACAGAGATGATTCTACCCGCAGCGTTTTCTGTTGTGGTGGGGATTCTGGTTGTATTCATCGCGCGCTACACGCTGGCTAAGCTGCCGAAGGTCAAAACTGTAGATGCGATCGCGACCGGGGGATTGTTTGGTGCGGTGAGTGGCTCTACCATGGCTGCTGCCCTGACCCTACTGGATGAACAAAGCATCCCCTACGAGGCATGGGCTGGCGCACTCTATCCCTTCATGGATATTCCAGCACTCGTCACGGCGATCGTAGTTGCCAATATCTATCTCAACAAGAAGAAGCGTAAGGCAGCAGGCGCGTCCCTCAGCAAGCAGGAGTATTCTAGCCCCGCAGAAGAATACACCGGCACCGCAGGCGCAGCTCTCAGTCCCGCAGGCGCACCGCTTCCCGTGGGCACGTCCTTTAATATCACAGGCGATTCTCCGACCGCAGGCACGTCTTCCGGTTCCGCAGGCGATTATCCCGCTACCCGACAGGAGTATCGCAAGCAGAAGTCTTCTGAAGATAACCGGGTCAAAATCTGGCCCATCGTGCAAGAAAGTCTTCAGGGTCCTGCTCTATCAGCAATGTTGCTTGGCGTTGCGCTTGGCATCCTGACCCGACCGGAAAGTGTTTACGAAAGCTTCTACGACCCCCTCTTCCGCGGTTTGCTTTCGATCTTGATGCTGGTGATGGGAATGGAAGCCTGGTCAAGAATTGGCGAACTCCGCAAAGTGGCTCAGTGGTACGTTGTGTACAGCATAGTGGCACCGTTTGTGCATGGACTCCTTGCCTTCGGTCTTGGCATGATTGCCCACTACACGATGGGATTCAGCATGGGCGGCGTGGTTGTCCTGGCGGTCATCGCTTCCTCTAGTTCAGACATCTCAGGTCCGCCGACGCTGCGAGCCGGTATCCCGTCTGCCAATCCTTCCGCTTACATTGGTGCCTCCACAGCCATCGGTACGCCTGTTGCGATCGGTTTGTGTATCCCGTTCTTCATCGGGCTTGCCCAGACGATCGGCAGCAACTAA
- a CDS encoding P-II family nitrogen regulator — translation MAKPAKKLVIVTEKILLKKIASIIEEAGATGYTVLETGGKGSRNVRSTGQPNVSDTQANIKFEVLTPDRDMAENIADQVAVKFFLDFAGMIYICDAEVLYGHSFCGPEGC, via the coding sequence ATGGCAAAGCCAGCCAAAAAGCTTGTCATCGTCACGGAAAAGATTCTGCTGAAAAAGATCGCCAGTATTATCGAAGAAGCCGGGGCAACGGGTTATACGGTTCTGGAGACTGGCGGGAAAGGGAGCCGCAACGTGCGATCGACGGGACAGCCTAACGTTTCTGACACGCAGGCGAATATCAAGTTCGAGGTACTCACCCCGGATCGGGATATGGCAGAGAATATTGCGGATCAGGTCGCAGTCAAGTTTTTCCTCGATTTTGCGGGCATGATTTATATCTGTGACGCGGAAGTCCTCTATGGGCACAGTTTCTGTGGTCCAGAAGGCTGTTAA
- a CDS encoding endonuclease/exonuclease/phosphatase family protein encodes MANHLKIATWNVNRPKQGGWKNNPTILTKIREVAADIWILTETNCVISPGESYQSIATQPDPSHSAGENCTTIWSHYPIKQTLATKDSQIAVCAEVDLGNSIDPLLVYGTIITWAHDGVLSKEATMWQRHYESIAWHSEDWAKLSQDVPFCVAGDFNEALSEPYCYGTQQGRTLLNEALERSNLVCVTAGSELGYNIDHICLSADWAGRVMDVEKWQAFREDGKPVSDHCGITVTLKLD; translated from the coding sequence ATGGCGAATCACCTTAAAATTGCGACCTGGAATGTTAATCGCCCAAAGCAGGGAGGATGGAAGAACAATCCAACCATTCTGACGAAAATTCGAGAAGTTGCTGCTGATATTTGGATTTTGACAGAAACGAATTGCGTCATTTCTCCAGGCGAGAGCTACCAGTCGATCGCGACTCAGCCTGATCCGTCTCATTCAGCAGGCGAGAATTGCACGACAATCTGGTCACACTATCCAATTAAGCAGACTTTAGCAACGAAGGACTCACAGATAGCGGTATGTGCTGAGGTTGATTTGGGGAATTCGATCGACCCTCTCTTGGTCTATGGCACGATTATCACCTGGGCACATGATGGAGTTCTCAGCAAAGAAGCCACGATGTGGCAACGGCATTATGAGTCGATCGCATGGCACAGTGAAGATTGGGCAAAACTGAGCCAGGATGTTCCATTCTGTGTAGCAGGGGATTTTAATGAGGCATTGAGTGAGCCATATTGTTATGGAACTCAGCAGGGGCGTACTCTACTCAACGAAGCCTTGGAGCGGAGTAATCTGGTTTGTGTCACAGCAGGTAGTGAACTGGGCTACAACATCGACCATATTTGCTTGAGTGCAGATTGGGCAGGACGAGTGATGGATGTGGAGAAATGGCAGGCTTTTCGAGAGGATGGAAAGCCCGTCAGCGATCATTGTGGCATCACGGTTACGTTGAAGTTAGATTAG